In Fusarium oxysporum Fo47 chromosome XI, complete sequence, the following are encoded in one genomic region:
- a CDS encoding nucleoside phosphorylase domain-containing protein, whose amino-acid sequence MSKRNRESHYDEATSRMAKRRNIDGEFHPTPLTNEDYTVGWVCGLSKEQTAATAMLDHRHPGLPKQPNDPNTYTLGSVGRHNVVIACLPKGKVGTNPAASVAPWMISSFPSIKFGLMVGIGGGIPPKVRLGDVVVSTPVGPFPGVVQWDFGKAKEGGHFEHSGSPNNPPISLLTALTKLETEHELAGSKMPEYLEELKQNWPRLAPKYLAVAQRAL is encoded by the exons ATGTCGAAGAGGAACAGGGAGAGCCATTATGACGAAGCTACGTCCAGAATGGCAAAGAGGAGGAACATCGACGGCGAGTTTCATCCAACGCCTTTGACGAATGAGGACTACACTGTGGGATGGGTCTGTGGACTGTCGAAGGAACAGACCGCCGCGACGGCGATGCTGGATCATAGACATCCCGGCCTCCCAAAGCAGCCGAATGACCCGAACACCTACACTCTGGGGTCCGTGGGTAGACACAATGTCGTTATAGCTTGCCTGCCAAAGGGCAAGGTCGGCACGAACCCAGCAGCATCCGTCGCCCCCTGGATGATCTCCTCTTTTCCGTCCATCAAATTCGGCCTCATGGTTGGTATCGGTGGCGGCATTCCACCTAAGGTTCGACTCGGTGATGTCGTAGTCAGTACGCCCGTCGGCCCGTTTCCTGGTGTAGTCCAATGGGACTTCGGCAAGGCGAAAGAGGGCGGCCATTTCGAGCACAGCGGGTCGCCGAACAATCCTCCTATATCGCTGCTCACAGCTTTGACGAAACTGGAGACGGAACATGAATTGGCTGGATCCAAGATGCCAGAGTATCTTGAGGAACTGAAGCAGAATTGGCCGAGACTGGCGCCGAAATACCTA gCCGTTGCCCAGAGGGCTCTATGA